A DNA window from Actinomadura coerulea contains the following coding sequences:
- a CDS encoding ArsR/SmtB family transcription factor: MGTGTLDTTFAALADPTRRAILTRLTQGDASVGELTAPFAMSQPAVSKHLRVLERAGLVSRGRDAQRRPCRLEARPLREALDWLADFREYWEESYQRLDELLARLEERDGS; this comes from the coding sequence GTGGGCACCGGCACTCTCGACACGACGTTCGCCGCGCTGGCCGACCCGACCAGACGGGCGATCTTGACCCGCCTCACCCAGGGCGACGCGTCGGTGGGCGAGTTGACGGCTCCGTTCGCGATGAGCCAGCCCGCCGTGTCCAAACACCTGCGCGTGCTCGAACGCGCCGGGCTCGTCTCGCGCGGCCGGGACGCGCAGCGGCGGCCGTGCCGGCTCGAGGCGCGGCCCCTGCGGGAGGCACTGGACTGGCTCGCCGACTTCCGCGAGTACTGGGAGGAGAGCTACCAGCGGCTCGACGAGCTGCTCGCGAGGCTCGAAGAGCGGGACGGCTCGTGA
- a CDS encoding nuclear transport factor 2 family protein, translating into MDAIAWDAPDADHPARRAARASMTAVAEGRKADWLALFAPDALIEDPVGPSFLDPEGAGHRGPEGIENFWNSFISTIAGFRFRVADSFAGGPCCANVATITTTTPDGATMTIDCVLVYTVDEDGRITSLRAHWEPDRAMATLTTP; encoded by the coding sequence GTGGATGCCATCGCCTGGGACGCCCCCGACGCCGACCACCCGGCCCGCCGCGCCGCCCGCGCCTCCATGACCGCCGTCGCCGAGGGCCGCAAGGCCGACTGGCTGGCCCTGTTCGCCCCGGACGCCCTCATCGAGGACCCCGTCGGCCCGTCCTTCCTCGACCCGGAGGGCGCGGGCCACCGGGGCCCGGAGGGCATCGAGAACTTCTGGAACTCCTTCATCTCCACGATCGCCGGCTTCCGCTTCCGCGTGGCCGACTCCTTCGCGGGCGGCCCCTGCTGCGCCAACGTCGCGACGATCACCACCACGACGCCCGACGGCGCCACGATGACCATCGACTGCGTCCTCGTCTACACGGTGGACGAGGACGGCAGGATCACGTCCCTGCGCGCCCACTGGGAACCCGACCGCGCCATGGCCACCCTCACCACGCCCTAG